From Pseudocalidococcus azoricus BACA0444, the proteins below share one genomic window:
- a CDS encoding NAD(P)H-quinone oxidoreductase subunit F, with protein sequence MADILVATSWLVPCYGLLGALATLPWATGWIKRTGPRPAAYLNFSLTFIAFVHGLLVFRILEATGPTELIWHWLSAPGLDIAFPLSITPLSVGAMELVTGLSLLAQLFALGYMEKDWGLGRFFALMGFFEAALSGLALSNSLLLSYMLLELLTLSTYLLVGFWYAQPLVVTAARDAFLTKRVGDILLLMGVVALATQAGSLDFPVLYDWAENANLSPGLGFLLGLALIAGPTGKCAQFPLHLWLDEAMEGPNPASIMRNSVVVGAGAYVLIKLQPILVHCYGSDVILITLGAVTAIGASLVAMAQIDVKRALSHSTSAYLGLVFVAVGSQWINVAYLVLLTHGIAKALLFMTMGCVINTTNCQDLTELGGLGKRMPATVTAFVVGSAALVGVLPLGGFWAGYRVITRVGFEQPGIVAVMLIVNALTALNLMRMMRLIFLGAPQPKTRRAPEVAWPMAVPLVSLTILCILVPVILARFQLLPLAADLDWTAVVLLTGSGIIGMAAGGLVNLNRTWSRPLQGQLRFLQDLFAYDFYVDRLYRVTVVAGVQILSQLSTWLDRYVVDNVVNLTGRAALAGGELLKYGTSGQSQAYLVLIFTALLIAGILLLSPLGLTLGWGG encoded by the coding sequence ATGGCCGATATTTTAGTGGCAACAAGTTGGTTAGTTCCCTGCTATGGACTGCTGGGGGCATTGGCTACTTTACCTTGGGCTACGGGCTGGATAAAACGGACTGGTCCACGTCCGGCTGCTTATCTTAACTTTTCCTTGACGTTTATCGCTTTTGTCCATGGTCTTTTGGTATTCCGGATTCTAGAGGCTACGGGGCCAACGGAATTGATTTGGCATTGGTTGAGTGCCCCCGGCCTGGATATTGCCTTCCCGCTGAGTATTACGCCCTTAAGTGTCGGGGCCATGGAGTTGGTGACTGGCCTCAGTCTCTTGGCCCAACTGTTTGCCCTTGGGTATATGGAAAAAGACTGGGGCCTGGGGCGGTTCTTTGCCTTAATGGGATTTTTTGAGGCGGCATTAAGTGGTCTGGCCCTGAGTAATTCCCTTTTGCTCAGTTATATGTTGCTGGAGTTGTTGACCCTTTCGACCTATTTGTTAGTCGGTTTTTGGTATGCCCAGCCTTTGGTGGTGACAGCGGCCCGTGATGCTTTTTTAACGAAGCGAGTTGGGGATATTTTGCTGCTGATGGGGGTTGTGGCATTGGCAACCCAGGCCGGGAGTTTAGATTTTCCAGTCCTTTACGATTGGGCCGAAAACGCAAATTTATCCCCAGGCCTGGGCTTTTTATTAGGTTTAGCCTTGATTGCTGGGCCGACGGGTAAATGCGCCCAATTTCCCTTGCACCTGTGGCTGGATGAGGCGATGGAGGGGCCAAACCCGGCTTCAATCATGCGAAATTCCGTCGTTGTGGGAGCGGGGGCCTATGTCCTGATTAAACTCCAGCCGATTTTAGTGCATTGCTACGGCTCGGATGTCATTTTAATAACCTTGGGGGCGGTGACAGCAATCGGGGCCTCCTTGGTGGCGATGGCGCAAATTGATGTTAAGCGGGCGTTATCCCATTCCACTAGTGCCTATTTGGGGCTAGTGTTTGTGGCTGTCGGCTCTCAGTGGATTAATGTTGCCTATTTGGTCTTGTTGACCCACGGGATTGCGAAGGCCCTCTTGTTTATGACCATGGGCTGTGTGATCAATACCACCAACTGCCAGGATTTAACGGAATTGGGCGGACTCGGAAAACGAATGCCTGCAACAGTGACCGCGTTTGTGGTCGGCAGTGCGGCCTTGGTCGGGGTGTTGCCTTTGGGGGGCTTTTGGGCTGGCTATCGGGTGATCACGCGGGTCGGGTTTGAACAGCCGGGAATTGTGGCGGTGATGTTGATCGTTAATGCCCTCACGGCTTTGAATTTAATGCGGATGATGCGCCTGATCTTTCTAGGAGCACCCCAACCGAAAACCCGCCGCGCGCCGGAAGTGGCCTGGCCGATGGCTGTGCCGCTCGTGAGTTTGACGATTTTGTGTATTCTAGTCCCGGTGATTTTGGCACGATTTCAACTGTTACCCCTGGCCGCAGATTTGGACTGGACAGCCGTGGTTTTGTTAACCGGATCGGGAATTATTGGCATGGCGGCTGGGGGCCTGGTGAACTTAAACCGAACTTGGTCACGCCCCCTCCAAGGTCAGTTACGGTTTCTCCAGGATCTGTTTGCCTACGATTTTTATGTGGATCGGCTCTATCGGGTGACGGTGGTGGCCGGGGTGCAAATCCTCTCGCAGTTGAGTACCTGGCTAGATCGTTATGTGGTGGATAATGTCGTGAATTTGACCGGGCGGGCGGCCCTGGCGGGGGGAGAGCTACTCAAATATGGCACCAGCGGTCAATCCCAGGCCTATTTAGTGCTCATTTTTACGGCTTTATTAATTGCCGGGATCCTCTTGTTGAGTCCCCTAGGTCTGACATTGGGTTGGGGAGGCTAA
- a CDS encoding NADH-quinone oxidoreductase subunit M — MLSLLLLLPLLGGLTFFVLPSKLSSPTYRIVALVISGLVLAWTAVVGQQFNLSQASSQLTENLDWLANLGLNYRLGVDGLSLPLIFLNSFLTVIAIFASPLEINRPRLYYSLILLLNAGVAGAFLADNLLLFFLFYEVELIPLYLLIAIWGGARRNYAATKFLIYTALSGVLILSGFLGLAWLTGSLNFDYDPLMAQALPVVSQCILLGFILVGLGIKIPLVPFHTWLPDAHVEASTPISVLLAGVLLKLGTYGLIRYGVQLFPQAWHLLAPYLATWAVVSVLYGSLMAIAQKDMKKMVAYSSIGHMGFVLLACAAATPLSLLAAILQMVSHGLISALLFLLVGVVYAKTKSRDIETLRGLLNPERGLPLIGTLMVAGVMASGGIPGMVGFVAEFMVFRSSFPVFPVQTLLTMVGTGLTAVYFLLLVNRVFFGRLTLELANLPPVSARERWPGVILAILIIILGLQPNLLIQWSQNTDSLLTAFHTAPQALLTSLPR; from the coding sequence ATGCTGAGTTTATTGTTACTGTTGCCCTTGCTCGGGGGACTAACCTTTTTTGTGTTACCCAGTAAGTTATCCAGCCCCACCTATCGGATTGTGGCCTTGGTGATTAGCGGACTGGTCTTGGCCTGGACAGCCGTAGTCGGACAACAATTTAATCTCTCCCAGGCCAGTTCTCAATTAACCGAAAATTTGGATTGGTTGGCCAATTTGGGCTTGAATTACCGCTTGGGCGTGGATGGCCTCTCATTGCCGTTGATTTTCCTGAATAGCTTCTTGACGGTGATTGCCATCTTTGCCAGTCCCTTAGAAATTAACCGTCCCCGCCTTTACTACAGTTTGATTTTGCTCCTCAATGCCGGGGTGGCCGGGGCCTTTTTAGCCGATAACTTGCTCCTGTTTTTCCTGTTCTATGAAGTTGAGTTGATTCCCCTCTATTTGTTAATTGCCATTTGGGGGGGAGCGCGCCGGAACTATGCCGCCACCAAGTTTTTGATTTATACGGCTCTCTCTGGGGTGCTGATTCTGAGTGGGTTCTTGGGCCTGGCCTGGTTGACCGGGAGCTTGAATTTTGACTATGACCCGTTGATGGCCCAGGCCTTGCCGGTGGTCTCTCAATGTATTTTGTTGGGTTTTATCCTCGTGGGGCTGGGGATCAAAATTCCCCTCGTGCCGTTTCATACCTGGTTGCCCGATGCCCACGTGGAAGCCTCAACCCCAATTTCAGTCTTGTTAGCGGGTGTGTTGCTCAAACTGGGAACCTATGGCTTGATTCGCTATGGGGTGCAACTCTTTCCCCAGGCCTGGCATCTATTAGCCCCCTATTTAGCAACATGGGCTGTGGTCAGTGTCCTATATGGTTCCTTGATGGCGATTGCCCAGAAAGATATGAAAAAAATGGTCGCCTACAGTTCGATTGGGCATATGGGGTTTGTTCTCTTGGCCTGTGCGGCGGCGACCCCCTTGAGTTTATTGGCGGCAATTTTACAGATGGTCAGTCACGGACTCATTTCGGCGTTGCTGTTCCTGTTGGTGGGTGTGGTCTATGCCAAAACCAAGAGCCGGGACATTGAAACCTTGCGGGGCCTGTTGAATCCAGAGCGGGGTTTACCCTTGATTGGCACGTTGATGGTCGCGGGGGTGATGGCCAGTGGCGGGATTCCGGGGATGGTCGGGTTTGTGGCGGAATTTATGGTCTTTCGCAGTAGTTTCCCGGTGTTTCCGGTTCAAACCCTCTTAACTATGGTCGGGACAGGCTTAACGGCGGTGTATTTTCTCTTGCTGGTCAACCGGGTGTTCTTTGGCCGACTCACGCTTGAGCTTGCTAATTTACCGCCTGTGAGTGCTCGGGAGCGATGGCCGGGGGTGATCCTTGCAATTTTGATTATTATTTTAGGCTTGCAACCAAACCTGCTGATCCAGTGGAGCCAAAATACAGATAGCCTTTTAACCGCCTTTCACACTGCCCCCCAGGCCCTACTCACCTCCTTGCCTCGCTAA
- a CDS encoding CO2 hydration protein, translating to MNLMTPTAATDTQQQLDTVFNALQSGQALLPDSPQNVMEVVGILKSYGIVLQAYAENLIYIADHQFLVLFPFFKYFNGEFSWGKLWRHWFHDRINFEYAEYCLRVMLWHGGGGLDAYLDSEEFVGLAKKAIAAKTADNPMMRLLNYLFPEFLPEVVRQWAYYSGLGQFWTVMYPIFLTLSDEYDAGRITTISQVVAHIRNGLVADASKPITYSVEIDGQTYDILPASAGLTFLMDTAVPYVEAIFLRGTPFFGTVSYNAQAQQISPEQSEFGYGALFADPLPTGAAGIPPTLVMQDMRHYLPDYLLKFYQQKNRGEDDLRVKICETFQKSMFCVTTAAITGLTPYPWDTTNSTEKEANGEFYQAWLQRLQTSQLITVQNT from the coding sequence ATGAACTTAATGACTCCCACCGCCGCAACGGATACCCAACAGCAACTGGATACGGTCTTTAATGCCCTGCAATCCGGCCAGGCCCTACTCCCCGATTCTCCCCAAAACGTGATGGAAGTGGTCGGAATTCTCAAGAGTTATGGAATTGTCCTGCAAGCCTATGCCGAGAACTTAATTTATATCGCCGATCATCAGTTTTTGGTCCTGTTTCCGTTTTTTAAGTATTTCAATGGGGAATTTTCCTGGGGCAAACTCTGGCGGCACTGGTTCCATGACCGGATTAATTTTGAATATGCGGAATATTGCTTGCGGGTGATGCTCTGGCATGGGGGTGGGGGCCTGGATGCCTATTTGGATTCTGAGGAATTTGTTGGCCTGGCGAAGAAAGCGATTGCGGCCAAAACTGCGGATAATCCAATGATGCGGCTCCTGAACTACCTCTTTCCCGAATTTTTACCAGAAGTCGTCCGGCAGTGGGCCTATTACAGTGGCCTGGGGCAGTTTTGGACGGTAATGTATCCAATTTTCTTAACTCTTAGCGATGAATATGATGCGGGTCGGATTACGACAATTTCCCAAGTGGTCGCCCATATTCGCAATGGCCTGGTGGCAGATGCCAGTAAACCGATTACCTACAGCGTGGAAATTGATGGACAAACCTATGATATTCTCCCGGCCAGCGCGGGTTTAACCTTTTTGATGGATACGGCCGTGCCCTATGTGGAAGCCATTTTCTTGCGAGGTACACCTTTCTTTGGTACCGTCTCTTACAATGCCCAGGCCCAGCAAATTTCCCCAGAGCAAAGTGAGTTTGGCTATGGAGCCTTGTTTGCAGATCCTTTACCCACAGGCGCGGCTGGAATTCCTCCCACGCTAGTTATGCAGGATATGCGCCATTATCTACCGGATTACTTATTAAAGTTTTATCAACAAAAAAATCGGGGTGAAGATGATCTGCGGGTAAAAATTTGCGAAACTTTTCAAAAGTCTATGTTTTGTGTAACGACTGCGGCAATCACGGGGTTAACTCCCTACCCTTGGGATACCACTAATTCGACTGAGAAAGAAGCAAATGGAGAGTTTTACCAGGCCTGGCTCCAACGCTTGCAAACTTCACAATTAATTACAGTTCAAAACACCTAA
- a CDS encoding DUF2442 domain-containing protein: protein MSNAIDNQVARIPICEISPRLAQAGQQERSIYQVSPAGYGIHWPLIDEDLSIEGLLKIAQKLSVTTV, encoded by the coding sequence ATGAGTAACGCTATAGATAACCAAGTTGCTCGTATCCCAATCTGTGAAATTTCGCCACGATTAGCCCAGGCCGGCCAACAAGAACGCTCTATCTATCAAGTTTCCCCCGCCGGATATGGAATTCACTGGCCGCTGATTGATGAGGATTTGTCTATTGAAGGGTTGCTGAAGATTGCCCAAAAATTATCAGTCACTACGGTTTAA
- a CDS encoding antitoxin has product MNTAQIKTEGDHQVVILPKEIELSGTEFYIKKVGDSIILISKDHPWQLLFDSLDQFSDDFMETRD; this is encoded by the coding sequence ATGAATACCGCTCAAATCAAAACCGAGGGCGATCACCAAGTCGTCATTCTTCCCAAAGAAATAGAACTTTCTGGCACTGAGTTTTATATCAAGAAAGTTGGTGATTCAATCATTCTCATTTCTAAAGATCATCCCTGGCAATTATTGTTTGACAGTTTAGACCAGTTTTCAGATGACTTCATGGAAACTAGAGATTAG
- a CDS encoding ImmA/IrrE family metallo-endopeptidase — protein MTQTLTMPVILSKVSQLGFSKKYIREIGLPSWWDDELNENPASVLEGAGHIAQRLHLDLKSLLLENETPKFKDIPPTKFKYHLQGIKDIPEKAHQLASRLAAVVARATPTEYRPIPDNAPEIRAEILAQYPRVTLESLLAYCWEHGIAVAYFNNYPDNSRKITGMIQWQDSKPVIILSGKSTIPARLAFNLGHELGHLALGHIQSGEGILVDDTIDPDSNDQEEMASTKIAVRLLVNKFDNYFGTCEFRNTKQFHKAIDKLLQQDSTIDPCAMGFNYSWHNHNDNHWGLSIKLAQSLGCGKGGDQIINNALCQQIDWSELTDDQADYLEKILGA, from the coding sequence ATGACACAAACACTAACAATGCCCGTAATCCTGAGTAAGGTTTCTCAGTTAGGCTTTTCTAAAAAATATATTAGAGAAATAGGGCTTCCCAGTTGGTGGGACGATGAACTGAACGAAAATCCGGCAAGTGTTCTCGAAGGGGCTGGCCATATTGCCCAACGCCTCCATTTAGACCTCAAAAGCCTCTTGCTAGAAAATGAGACTCCTAAGTTTAAGGATATTCCACCTACAAAGTTTAAGTATCACCTCCAAGGAATAAAGGATATTCCAGAAAAAGCTCATCAACTTGCTTCCCGGCTAGCTGCAGTTGTGGCTAGGGCAACACCGACTGAGTATCGCCCCATTCCTGATAACGCTCCTGAAATTCGTGCTGAAATTCTCGCTCAATATCCTCGAGTCACGCTAGAGAGCTTGTTAGCTTACTGCTGGGAACATGGAATCGCTGTAGCCTACTTTAACAACTACCCAGATAATAGTCGCAAAATCACGGGCATGATTCAGTGGCAAGACTCTAAGCCTGTAATCATTCTTAGCGGTAAATCAACTATTCCGGCCCGCCTAGCCTTTAACTTAGGCCACGAACTAGGGCATTTAGCCTTGGGACATATTCAATCAGGCGAAGGCATCCTTGTAGATGACACGATTGACCCTGACTCTAATGACCAGGAAGAAATGGCCAGTACAAAAATAGCAGTGCGGCTATTAGTGAATAAATTTGATAATTATTTTGGGACATGCGAATTTCGGAATACCAAACAATTTCATAAAGCGATTGATAAACTTCTACAGCAGGATTCAACAATTGATCCGTGTGCGATGGGTTTTAACTATAGCTGGCATAATCATAATGATAATCACTGGGGACTTTCCATAAAGCTAGCTCAGAGTTTGGGCTGCGGCAAGGGAGGGGATCAAATCATCAATAACGCCCTATGCCAACAGATTGACTGGTCAGAGTTAACTGACGATCAAGCGGACTATTTAGAAAAGATTCTTGGAGCTTAG
- a CDS encoding nucleotidyltransferase family protein: MQAGRDEILAIAARNGAFNVRVFGSVVRGDDTADSDVDFLIDYDASQVTLWLTGGLLMDLQDLLGCRVDVLTEKGISPLIREWVLFEAQQL, from the coding sequence GTGCAGGCCGGGCGAGATGAAATTTTAGCGATTGCGGCACGAAATGGGGCGTTTAATGTCCGGGTGTTTGGCTCGGTGGTGCGGGGAGACGATACGGCAGACAGCGATGTTGATTTTTTGATTGATTATGATGCTAGTCAGGTTACGCTGTGGTTGACCGGTGGATTGTTGATGGATTTGCAGGATTTGCTGGGCTGTCGGGTAGATGTGTTAACGGAGAAGGGGATTAGCCCATTAATTCGAGAGTGGGTGTTATTTGAAGCTCAACAGCTATGA
- a CDS encoding NAD(P)H-quinone oxidoreductase subunit 4 yields the protein MAAQFPWLTLITLLPVIAAFFIPLLPDKQGKTVRWYALVVGLVTFGLSVYAFSQHYDPLLPDFQMTEVIPWIPQIGLNWSLAVDGLAMPLILLTGLINTVAIFAAWNVQHKPRLFYFLMLALYSAQIGVFAAQDLMLFFLIWELELVPVYLLISIWGGPKRQYAATKFILYTALGSIFILVAGLAMAFSGGNFTLDMATLGMKEYPMALELLAYAGFLIAFGVKMPIFPLHTWLPDAHGEASAPVSMVLAGVLLKMGGYGLIRFNAQMLPDAHFYFAPVLIILGVVNIVYGALTAFAQENLKRRLACSSISHMGFVLIGVGTLNAVGLNGAMLQMISHGLIAAALFFLAGVTYERTHTLVMEKMGGLAKSMPKTFALITVGSMASLALPGMSGFISELTVFVGLTASDTYTSIFKVGVIFLSAVGLLLTPVYLLSMLRKVFFGSGEGGEMFDKYISDAKPREVFIAACLLVPILIVGFYPKLATQTYDVTTVAVADQIQRGVPTVASQAFPLYAQLHQAPSLAPQETTIAMMQGR from the coding sequence ATGGCTGCTCAATTTCCTTGGTTGACGCTAATTACACTACTGCCGGTGATTGCGGCGTTCTTCATTCCTTTATTGCCCGATAAACAAGGTAAGACTGTTCGCTGGTATGCCCTTGTGGTTGGCCTGGTGACTTTTGGCTTATCTGTTTATGCCTTTAGTCAGCATTACGACCCGCTGCTGCCTGATTTTCAAATGACAGAGGTGATTCCCTGGATTCCCCAAATTGGCTTGAATTGGTCTTTGGCGGTGGATGGCCTGGCGATGCCGCTGATTTTGTTAACAGGCTTAATTAATACAGTGGCAATTTTTGCGGCCTGGAATGTCCAGCACAAGCCCCGCCTCTTCTACTTTTTGATGTTGGCGTTGTACTCGGCTCAGATTGGTGTATTTGCTGCTCAAGATTTAATGCTCTTTTTCCTGATTTGGGAATTGGAATTAGTGCCTGTTTATCTGCTGATTTCCATCTGGGGTGGGCCAAAGCGTCAGTACGCGGCGACAAAATTTATTCTTTATACTGCCCTCGGCTCCATTTTCATTCTTGTGGCTGGCCTGGCTATGGCTTTCTCTGGAGGGAACTTCACTCTGGATATGGCCACCTTGGGAATGAAAGAGTACCCAATGGCATTGGAACTGCTGGCCTATGCCGGATTTTTGATTGCCTTTGGGGTGAAAATGCCGATTTTTCCGCTCCATACTTGGTTGCCCGATGCCCACGGTGAAGCCTCTGCCCCTGTGTCTATGGTTTTGGCTGGGGTTTTGCTCAAAATGGGTGGCTACGGGTTGATTCGCTTCAACGCTCAAATGCTCCCCGATGCCCATTTCTACTTTGCCCCCGTCCTGATCATCTTAGGTGTGGTCAATATTGTTTATGGTGCTCTAACGGCCTTTGCCCAAGAAAACCTAAAACGCCGCTTGGCCTGTTCTTCAATTTCCCACATGGGCTTTGTCTTGATTGGTGTAGGAACCTTGAATGCGGTTGGTTTGAATGGGGCAATGTTGCAGATGATCTCCCACGGTTTGATTGCCGCTGCCTTGTTCTTCTTGGCTGGGGTCACTTACGAACGGACACATACCCTAGTCATGGAAAAAATGGGTGGCCTGGCTAAATCTATGCCGAAAACCTTTGCTCTGATTACAGTTGGTTCAATGGCTTCCTTGGCCTTACCTGGGATGAGTGGGTTTATCAGCGAGTTGACTGTGTTTGTCGGCTTAACAGCTAGCGATACTTACACCTCGATCTTCAAAGTGGGTGTGATTTTCCTCTCTGCCGTTGGCCTGCTCTTAACCCCGGTTTACCTACTTTCTATGTTGCGGAAGGTCTTCTTTGGCTCTGGGGAAGGTGGGGAAATGTTTGATAAGTACATCAGTGATGCCAAACCGCGGGAAGTCTTCATTGCTGCTTGCTTACTAGTGCCAATTTTAATCGTTGGTTTCTATCCCAAGTTAGCAACCCAAACCTATGATGTGACGACTGTGGCTGTGGCGGATCAGATTCAACGGGGTGTGCCGACCGTTGCTTCCCAGGCCTTCCCGCTCTATGCTCAACTCCACCAGGCCCCCAGTTTAGCCCCTCAAGAAACCACGATTGCCATGATGCAGGGTCGCTAA
- the chlP gene encoding geranylgeranyl reductase codes for MALRVAVVGSGPAGSSAAETLARAGIETYLFERKLDNAKPCGGAIPLCMVSEFDLPPHIIDRQVRKMKMISPSNIEVNIGHTLKADEYIGMCRREVLDGFLRERAAGFGANLINGTVFKLDIPENNSKPYVLHYADLSNGGPEGIAKTLEVDVVIGADGANSRIAKEIDAGDYNYAIAFQERIRLPEDKMAYYNDLAEMYVGDDVSPDFYAWVFPKYDHVAVGTGTMKINKEKIRQLQAGIRTRAAAKLEGGQIIKVEAHPIPEHPRPRRVVGRVALVGDAAGTVTKSSGEGIYFAAKSARMCAETIVEFSNNGQRIPTEADLKVYLKRWDQRYGMTYLVLDLLQRVFYRSDATREAFVEMCEDIDVQRLTFDSYLYKTVVPANPLVQLKITAKTIGSLLRGNALAP; via the coding sequence TTGGCACTTCGGGTTGCGGTTGTCGGATCAGGGCCGGCGGGATCTTCAGCAGCAGAAACACTCGCCCGCGCTGGAATCGAAACCTACTTATTTGAACGTAAATTAGACAATGCCAAACCCTGCGGTGGCGCTATTCCCCTGTGCATGGTGAGTGAGTTTGATTTGCCCCCCCACATCATTGATCGGCAAGTCCGGAAGATGAAAATGATCTCCCCCTCCAACATTGAGGTCAACATTGGGCATACCCTCAAAGCCGATGAATATATTGGGATGTGCCGCCGGGAAGTCTTGGATGGTTTCTTGCGGGAGCGGGCCGCTGGCTTTGGGGCCAATTTAATTAATGGGACAGTCTTTAAGCTAGATATTCCCGAAAATAATTCCAAGCCCTATGTCCTCCACTATGCTGACCTCTCCAACGGTGGTCCAGAAGGCATTGCCAAAACCCTCGAAGTAGATGTGGTGATTGGGGCTGATGGAGCCAACTCCCGGATTGCTAAAGAAATTGATGCTGGTGATTACAACTACGCCATTGCCTTCCAAGAGCGGATTCGGTTGCCCGAAGACAAGATGGCCTACTACAACGACTTAGCCGAAATGTATGTGGGTGATGATGTCTCCCCGGATTTCTACGCTTGGGTTTTCCCCAAATACGATCACGTGGCAGTCGGTACCGGCACCATGAAAATCAACAAGGAAAAAATCCGTCAACTCCAGGCCGGTATCCGCACTAGGGCCGCTGCCAAACTGGAAGGGGGACAAATTATTAAAGTCGAAGCCCATCCCATCCCAGAACATCCGCGGCCCCGGCGTGTGGTCGGTCGAGTGGCCCTGGTTGGGGATGCCGCTGGAACTGTGACAAAATCTTCTGGAGAAGGGATTTATTTTGCCGCCAAATCAGCCCGGATGTGCGCCGAAACCATTGTTGAGTTCTCGAATAACGGCCAACGCATTCCCACCGAGGCAGATCTGAAGGTCTATCTCAAACGCTGGGATCAACGCTATGGCATGACCTACTTGGTGTTGGATTTGCTGCAACGGGTTTTCTATCGGTCTGATGCGACCCGCGAAGCCTTTGTCGAAATGTGCGAAGACATTGATGTGCAACGGCTCACCTTTGACAGCTATCTCTATAAAACCGTTGTCCCAGCCAATCCCTTGGTGCAGCTAAAAATCACGGCAAAAACCATTGGCAGCTTGCTCCGGGGTAATGCCTTGGCACCCTAG
- a CDS encoding HPP family protein yields MDISQKQISSEHKKSPRWQKLKLFQDLKAYRRIILQAKKSRRKGKAYQPQFSFTQGLISWIGSLVGIEILAYLSLATHFPLIAAPFGATAVLVYGIPDSPLAQPRNVIGGNCIGALVSIICVQCFGGEPWVMGLAVATTIKLMKLTRTVHPPGGAVALVGVMGQASWGFLFTPVFLGSLVIILWTYIFNNITPGRSYPHHWL; encoded by the coding sequence TTGGACATTTCTCAAAAACAAATCTCATCTGAGCATAAAAAATCACCTCGTTGGCAGAAACTAAAATTATTCCAAGACCTGAAGGCCTATCGCCGGATTATTCTCCAGGCCAAGAAGTCCAGACGTAAGGGCAAAGCCTATCAACCCCAATTCAGTTTTACCCAAGGCCTCATCTCCTGGATCGGCAGTTTGGTCGGGATTGAGATTTTGGCCTATTTATCCCTTGCTACCCACTTCCCCTTGATTGCGGCTCCCTTTGGGGCAACAGCGGTTTTGGTCTATGGCATTCCCGATAGTCCCCTGGCCCAGCCTCGAAATGTAATTGGGGGTAACTGCATTGGGGCGTTGGTCAGCATTATTTGTGTGCAGTGCTTTGGCGGAGAACCCTGGGTCATGGGCCTGGCAGTGGCTACCACCATCAAGTTGATGAAACTAACCCGGACTGTCCATCCGCCGGGGGGAGCCGTAGCCTTAGTTGGGGTGATGGGCCAGGCCTCATGGGGATTTCTTTTCACACCTGTGTTCCTGGGATCCCTAGTTATTATCCTATGGACATATATCTTCAACAACATAACACCTGGCCGCAGTTATCCTCATCATTGGCTTTAG